A genomic segment from Euzebyales bacterium encodes:
- a CDS encoding flavodoxin domain-containing protein yields MRVLVAYASRHGATAGIAERVAAGLRDAGMVAEARPVAQVSDVEAYDAFVIGAAAYMFHWLKEATRFVKRHRAVLRERPVWLFSSGPLGTDAVDDEGRDVLETTRPREFDELHDLVDPRDERVFFGAWDPDAPPVGVGERLLRHMPANDAMPAGDFRDWPAIDAWAAEIARELDAAQAAP; encoded by the coding sequence CCGGCACGGTGCCACGGCAGGGATCGCCGAGCGAGTCGCCGCGGGGCTGCGCGACGCCGGCATGGTCGCCGAGGCGCGTCCGGTGGCACAGGTCAGTGACGTCGAGGCATACGACGCGTTCGTCATCGGCGCGGCGGCGTACATGTTCCACTGGCTGAAGGAGGCCACGAGGTTCGTCAAACGGCACCGTGCGGTGCTCCGCGAGCGGCCGGTGTGGCTGTTCAGCAGCGGCCCACTGGGCACCGACGCCGTGGACGACGAGGGCCGTGACGTGCTCGAGACGACTCGCCCGCGGGAGTTCGATGAACTCCACGACCTGGTCGACCCGCGCGATGAACGGGTGTTCTTCGGTGCGTGGGATCCCGATGCGCCGCCGGTGGGGGTGGGCGAGCGGCTGCTGCGGCACATGCCGGCCAACGACGCGATGCCGGCGGGTGATTTCCGGGATTGGCCCGCGATCGACGCCTGGGCTGCCGAGATCGCCCGTGAACTGGACGCGGCCCAGGCCGCCCCGTAG